TTGGGTTTACAGACAGTTGCTTCTCCTGagtattttctaaaaatcaatttAGAAATTCAGTTTCCTTCTGTGTTCTGAGCCATCTGCCTTCTGTTCAAAGCAGTGAAAGGCACTGAACAAAGTGGTGAAGAACTTGAGGCGagaaaaatatggcaaagaaaaatCTCTATAGATGTCTCAAAACAACACCCATCTACTATCATATTGTGGTATGATATGGAGCAAATAAATACTCCAAATAAATTTCAATTTGGAATGGATTTGGAAGGCAGATTTCCATGCAAGTAGAAATAAAGGCCAATAAGATGTATCTACATTTAAAGACCCATAGATCTTTCCACACGTGCAATAGGAAAAGCTGGACATTTATTTGAGACTTGGCTAAAGCTCCAGACCACAGGCAGTCAAGACCTCAGGGTGTAAAAATGGAATATTGATATTTATTCTGTATTTATTCCAGGAAGATTTCACTGCCAAGGTGACAGTTGGTGAGAGCTGTCCAAAGGAACTTTAGTCAAAGTCTGTtgagatttttttgaaaaaacatgaATTAAAGCAATTGAAGAATGAATCCGCTGGAAAAACAGATTATTAACTATTTGTTCAGATTCCAAAGATGAGTAACTttactttgtcttttgttttgtccTTAGCTGGAAAGGCAGCTCATCATGCAGAGTGAAATGAGGGAAAGACAAATGGCCATGCAGATTGCGTGGTCTCGGGAATTCCTCAAATATTTTGGAACTTTTTTTGGCCTTGCAGCCATCTCTTTAACAGCTGGGTATGTTTgctatttaacattttcttcaatcatttacttctttttgtgttttccattaCCATTTTATTATGAAGTTGGCCAGAATAAGACTTTGGTCCAAATAGTGTATGTAACCAAAGTAACCTATTAACCTTAGTCCTTGGGGGTAACTCTGTGAAAGCAAGGCAGTAACAGTTAATTTAGTTTCCTAGGTtgcttctgtctttttctctacTTTATTAGTTAGAGAGAGAGCACCAACTTGACACCAAGAAGGGCTCTATGTGTTTATCTCCACAATCCCTTAGTGGTAGATACCAAtccttactcattttaaaaacaaggaaCCTGAGCTTCAGAGTCAAATAAAGATGAGCAAGTCACAGACCTTGCCCTTGAGAACTGCAGAATCTGGTTAGGGGTATTGGGTAAGGAAATCCTATTTCCATAGAATTATCAAATGTATTAAGTAACTTCTGAAGGAAAAGGCATTCTTCCAAAaagcaggtatttttttttctttaagtatacAGGTATGTATTTACAGGTTATTTTTTGATATTGGTTCTTCTTTTAATTCTTGGAACAGCgcgattaaaaaaaagaagccagccTTCCTGGTCCCGATTGTTCCATTAAGCTTTATCCTCACCTACCAGTATGACTTGGGCTATGGAACCCTTTTAGAAAGAATGAAAGGTAAGTCTTTGATAAACTAGAGTTTCTATTTGctgatttattttccatttcaaggATCCCTGCCTTAGGAACCTTTGACTTATAAAGATTCTGACAAGACTCTCTCTTTGAACCTCCAATGAGCAACATTTCTGCTCCCTTTCACACAGTGGTGTCCTAGAGCCAGCTCATACCAGCTCACAAGAACCAATCGCTACATTTTCAGGGATTGTgtaagctggttgttaaacatagTCACTTAATGTATTAAAACTTTTATAAACTTGCAATAAATAAATTAcagcaaataaataatattaaattgtgTTTAAAACAAAGGTAATAAACAGAACTCAtctgtttctaaatatttactattatcCATACTCTGGTTATTTATAGCTATTGTATCTATGTGATAGAAATGCAGATATAATacacagacaaaacaaaatacagctACAGTCCAGTTTCAGTGACATCCCATTGGTAGCCTGAAGTTGGTCttggtgggaatatttacacaatggaaaTCTGTTGTTGCCAAATCAAGGCTTGACTTCTTATTTTGTTGATTGTCTGGACCAGGGGTTGAAAaatgatggcctgaggctggccacctgttttcaaaaataaagttttattggaacacatccatgctcattcatttatgtattgtctgtggctgccttCCCATTACCATGACAGAGCCATCCTTGAAACAGAAACATGAGTCCACAAGCCTataatatttactgtctggccctttaaGACAGTTTGCCAACCTATggtctagattttaaaaattgatgaagaAAATGCTAATAATGCAGATTAAGCTTAAAAGTGTGCTTTGTCTGTAACTATTACATTGTAAGTAGCATAAAAGTTGGTGAAATATTCTTCTAATATTGAAAAACTA
This portion of the Pan troglodytes isolate AG18354 chromosome 11, NHGRI_mPanTro3-v2.0_pri, whole genome shotgun sequence genome encodes:
- the PLGRKT gene encoding plasminogen receptor (KT) isoform X2, yielding MGFIFSKSMNESMKNQKEFMLMNARLQLERQLIMQSEMRERQMAMQIAWSREFLKYFGTFFGLAAISLTAGAIKKKKPAFLVPIVPLSFILTYQYDLGYGTLLERMKATITSCMSPVYLMERN
- the PLGRKT gene encoding plasminogen receptor (KT) isoform X1, coding for MGFIFSKSMNESMKNQKEFMLMNARLQLERQLIMQSEMRERQMAMQIAWSREFLKYFGTFFGLAAISLTAGAIKKKKPAFLVPIVPLSFILTYQYDLGYGTLLERMKGEAEDILETEKSKLQLPRGMITFESIEKARKEQSRFFIDK